In the genome of Candidatus Zixiibacteriota bacterium, one region contains:
- the pssA gene encoding CDP-diacylglycerol--serine O-phosphatidyltransferase — protein MRNFKGIFPGVFSMGNMLCGFLSILQSFEGEATHAAWLIVLAGFFDALDGKIARVSRSASRFGIELDSFADFVSFGIAPAVIFYSFRLFILGTWGWLIGFVFIICGAFRLARFNIQAKLEDKPYFIGLPIPAAAITLCGYTLFSYELWGELRYPEVLVTLIIVFSALMVSGIEYFALPRFSLNSRKNMIKLILILGALIAVLIRPKLVIFPIGIIYVLSGIGREIYYIVHVEPKIDDNLLRRREEKFKIDKTDLS, from the coding sequence ATGAGAAACTTTAAAGGGATTTTTCCGGGCGTCTTCAGTATGGGGAATATGCTCTGCGGGTTTTTATCCATCCTGCAGAGCTTCGAGGGCGAAGCCACCCATGCGGCCTGGCTCATAGTCCTGGCTGGTTTTTTTGATGCCTTAGACGGTAAGATCGCCCGCGTTTCCAGGAGCGCATCCAGGTTCGGAATCGAGCTGGATTCTTTTGCAGACTTCGTCTCCTTTGGAATAGCACCGGCAGTCATCTTTTATTCCTTCAGGCTTTTCATCCTCGGAACCTGGGGCTGGCTGATCGGGTTTGTTTTCATAATCTGCGGAGCTTTCAGATTAGCCCGTTTTAATATTCAGGCCAAGTTAGAGGATAAACCGTATTTTATCGGTCTGCCCATACCGGCAGCAGCTATAACCCTTTGCGGATATACGCTTTTCTCCTACGAGCTCTGGGGAGAGCTTAGGTATCCCGAAGTCTTAGTCACCCTGATCATAGTCTTCTCCGCGCTTATGGTCTCCGGCATAGAATATTTTGCCCTGCCCAGATTTTCCTTGAATTCCAGGAAAAATATGATTAAACTTATATTGATCCTGGGAGCTTTGATTGCGGTACTGATAAGACCAAAATTAGTTATCTTTCCCATAGGGATTATCTATGTGCTCTCCGGAATTGGAAGGGAAATTTATTATATAGTGCATGTCGAGCCAAAGATAGATGATAACCTTTTGAGGCGCAGAGAGGAAAAGTTCAAAATAGATAAGACAGATTTATCCTGA
- the purS gene encoding phosphoribosylformylglycinamidine synthase subunit PurS: MSKEKKSYRATVYVRLKEGVLDPQGTTIKRALGDMGYKGIEEIRSGKFFEISFLSNSKKEALKLVDEISDKLLANPVIEDFKVEI, encoded by the coding sequence ATGAGCAAAGAAAAAAAATCATACCGAGCCACAGTTTACGTAAGATTAAAGGAAGGTGTCTTAGACCCTCAGGGCACCACCATAAAAAGGGCTTTGGGAGATATGGGGTATAAGGGAATTGAGGAGATAAGAAGCGGAAAATTCTTTGAGATAAGCTTCCTCTCGAATAGCAAAAAAGAAGCCCTGAAATTGGTCGACGAGATCTCGGATAAGCTCTTAGCCAATCCGGTCATAGAGGATTTTAAGGTGGAGATCTAA